The nucleotide window TTAATTTCACAAAAAAGCAATTTTTGATAGTTTAGATACCCAAGACTGCAAAAGGTTTAGAGTTGGTTTAAATTTTTGTTTTACTAGCGAAATATGGCAAAAGAACTAAGACAAAATATAATCTTAACCTAGAATAATATAGTTTTTGTATTTTTGTAATAATCATTCACCAAAACACGAAACCATTATTCAGTCCATGAAAAATATCTTATTCCTAAATATCAAATCATTAGTTCAAGTAGAAGACAAAGAACCCCCTGCTTTTCGTGCAGGAAAAGATATGCAAGACTTGCCAAGCATAGAAAATGCTTTTTTGTTTGTAGAAAATGGAAAAGTAAAAGAGTTTGGCAGAATGCAAGACCTAAACGATGAGCAAAAATCAGTTTGGTTAGATTCTTCTAGTATTGAAAAAATAGATGCGACAGGAAAATTTATCTTGCCTTCTTTTGTAGATTCGCACACACATATCGTCTATGCAGGCAGCAGAGAAAAGGAATTTGAAGACCGAATAAACGGACTTACTTACGAACAAATCGCTCAAAACGGAGGAGGAATCCTCAATTCTGCCAAAAGATTACAACAAACATCAGAAGACGAACTCTATCACGCTGCAAAAGCAAGATTATTCGAAATGATAGGTTTTGGAACAGGAGCAGCCGAAATAAAAAGTGGCTATGGCTTAACGGTAGAAGACGAGATAAAAATGCTTCGTGTCATCCAAAAGCTCAAAGAAATTTCTCCTATCGAAATAAAATCTACCTTCTTAGGCGCACATGCCTTTCCAAAAGAAATTTCAAGAGAAAAATATATGAGTTTGCTCGTCGATGAAATGATTCCACAAGTAGCTCAAGAAAATTTAGCTGATTATTGCGATGTTTTTTGTGATAGAGGATTTTTCACAGTAGAAGAAACAGATAAAATCTTGAACGTAGCCACAAAATACGGCTTAAAAGCTAAACTACATGCCAACGAACTAGACACTTCTGGAGGTGTTCAGATAGGCGTAAAACATGGCGCACGAAGCGTCGACCACTTGGAACACATGGGAGAAAGTGAAATCAACTCACTTTTGAGTTCTGCCAAAGCTGGAAACCTCACAATGCCAACCCTTTTGCCTAGTACAGCCTTTTTCTTGCGCTTGGAATATGCACCAGCCAGAAAACTGATTGAAAGTGGCTTGCCTGTTTCTCTTGCCACAGACTATAACCCAGGGAGTTCGCCTTCTGGAAATATGCCTTTTGTACTTTCGCTTGCTTGTATTCACATGCAAATGAGTCCAGAAGAAGCTATTAACGCTGCCACGCTCAATGCTGCCTATGCCATAGAATTAGAAAAAACACATGGTATAATTCGTAAAAATGCAGATGCTAATTTTATTCTGACTAAAAATATGCCTTCACTAGCATTCTTGCCGTATTCTTTTGGAAGTCATCTGATTGAAAGTGTGTTTGTAAGAGGAGAAAAACAAAATTAGATTTAAGAGTTTAGAATTCAGATTTTCACCTTATTTCTATTCTAAAATCAACACTCTAAATTCATTCAATGGATACGTTCTTAACCATAAAACAACCCTCCGAAGGAGAATACAAAGAAAAAGGAAGTAAATTTATTGCTCACGCTTTCCAAGTCAAGACGGAAGACGAGGTAAAAGAGCGCTTAGAAGAACTCCGAAAAAAATACTATGACGCTCGCCATCATTGTTATGCCTACCAACTAGGACAGGATGGAGAACTATGGCGAGCAAACGACGACGGAGAGCCTAACCACTCAGCAGGAACGCCTATTCTCAACCAAATCAAATCTTTTAATGTTACGG belongs to Bernardetia sp. and includes:
- the hutI gene encoding imidazolonepropionase, which gives rise to MKNILFLNIKSLVQVEDKEPPAFRAGKDMQDLPSIENAFLFVENGKVKEFGRMQDLNDEQKSVWLDSSSIEKIDATGKFILPSFVDSHTHIVYAGSREKEFEDRINGLTYEQIAQNGGGILNSAKRLQQTSEDELYHAAKARLFEMIGFGTGAAEIKSGYGLTVEDEIKMLRVIQKLKEISPIEIKSTFLGAHAFPKEISREKYMSLLVDEMIPQVAQENLADYCDVFCDRGFFTVEETDKILNVATKYGLKAKLHANELDTSGGVQIGVKHGARSVDHLEHMGESEINSLLSSAKAGNLTMPTLLPSTAFFLRLEYAPARKLIESGLPVSLATDYNPGSSPSGNMPFVLSLACIHMQMSPEEAINAATLNAAYAIELEKTHGIIRKNADANFILTKNMPSLAFLPYSFGSHLIESVFVRGEKQN